TTATAATAACCTTTTTTGGTGTGCTCTTGTTAGGTAACATGAGTTGTACCAATGATTTAGATACAGATCCAATAGTAGAATTAACTTTAGAAGAATTACTAAATAGAGACCCAAATGCCGTACAAGGTATCGTTTCTAGATTGTATGGATCTTTTGCGCTTTCAGGTCCCGATGGGCCAGAAAGCTCAGACATTAGTGATGATGCAGGGGAATCTCCTTTTTTAAGAGGAATCTTAAACCTTCAAGATTTTACAGCAGATGGCATTAAAAATAGATGGGGAGATGATGGTCTAGATCAACTGACAACAACAGCTAACTGGGATGAAAATAACAAATTCTTTAGATATTTATACAATAGAATTTACTACACAATTCCCCAATGTAACAACTTGCTTTCTGTTTTAGACAATGTAGATACAGAAGCTAAGGATGAAGTTATAGCAGAAGTACGTTTTATAAGAGCTTTAGCATATTATTATCTCATAGATACTTTTGGAAAAGGAGTATTGGCTACTGAAGAAAATTTTGGAACCTCGGCACCATTACCTGAAGCCACAAGAGCAGAGTTATATGCTTATGTGGAATCAGAATTACTTGCTGTTATTGAAACGTTACCGAATACAAATGATTATGGTAGAGCTAACAAAGCAGTTGGTAATATGCTATTAGCCAAGCTGTATATCAATGCAGAGGTTTATACAGGAACAGGTAAATATACAGAAGCACTTTCTGCTATAACTAAAGTAATTACTGAAGGTGGTTATACACTAGCAGATAGTTATGTAAGTGTGTTTTCAGGAGATAATAACACATCGTCAGAAATTATTTTTCCGCTAATAGCCGATGCGGTAACTAGTCAAAGTTTTGGAAACACAACATATATCGTTAACGGTTCTAGTAGTTCTGAAACAATGACCTTAGCAGAGTATGGTTTAACAGAAGGTTGGGGAGGCCACAGAGCATCTAAAGGTTGGTATGGTTTGTATGGTGATTTGGAAACCACTACAGATGATAGAGCAGCTTTGTTTTTTACCGAAGGTCATTCGTATGAAATGAACGATTATAAGACTTGGACAGATGGTTACCCTTCAATAAAATTTAGAAATACGAATGCTTTGAGTTCGTCTTCTGCCCCGACACAATTTTCAGGAACTGACTTTCCATTATTTAGATTAGCAGATGCTTATTTAATGTTCACAGAGTGTGCTATTAGGACAAATCAGAACTTAGGAGAAGCTTTAGATTACCTAAATCAGGTAAGAGTAAGAGCAAACGCAACACCCATAAATACGGGAGATCTTACCTTAGATTTTGTCTTAGATGAACGTGCTAGAGAACTAAACTTAGAAGGTCATAGAAGAACAGACTTAATACGTTTTGGAAAGTTTACAGGCAATACGTACGTATGGCCTTGGAAAGGCGGAGTAGCAGCAGGTACTGCAATACCAGATACTTATAAATTGTTTCCAATTCCTTTACAGGCATTAGAAGCAAATCTTAACCTAAAGCAAAATAACGGATACTAACGAACTTAAACCATAACTATGAAAAATATAAAAATTATAGGATTATTCATCTTAGCTACATTAAGCTTAGCTTCTTGTGAGGACGATGACAACTTAGTATACACAGCGCAAGCACCATCAGAAAATGTTGCATTCACCAGTACATTTTTGAATGAATATATCTTAACAGATGCCACAAAAGCAAATATAGCGGAGCGTTTTGTTTGGAATTCTCCTGATTTTGGTATAGCATCACCAAATGCATATGATCTCCAAGGATCTGTTACAGAAGATTTCGCAGAAGTAATCGCCTTGGTTAGTACTACTCCAGAAACTAATTTTGGAGTTACAGTCGATAAAATGTTAGAACTGGCGACAAGTGCAGGGTTAGACAATGACCCAAGTACTGCAGATATGCCAAATACGGGCGTATTGTATTTTAGAGTTAGAGCATACCTTGGGGATGGCGCCGAAAATGCACCAGAAAGTTTTTCTACTGTTACAGCATTAAACGTTGTTTTACCAGAAGAAACAGAAGCGGGTAGCGGTGTAGAATTATCATCTTGGGGTATTGTAGGTTCTGCAACACCTAATGGTTGGGATGGCCCAGACGTTCTTTTTTATGTGACAGAAGACCCTAATATTATAGTTTCTTATGCCAACCTTGTTCCTGGAGAAATTAAATTTAGAGAAAACAATACTTGGGGTGGCGATTTAGGAGATGCTACCTTAGATGGTATTTTAGATGCTGATGAAAACAATAATATTGTAATAGCAGAAGCGGGTTCATTTAAAATCACTATTAATTTGAGTGATAATTCTTATACCATGGAAGAGTATTTCTGGGGTATTGTGGGAAGTGCTGCTCCTAACGGTTGGGATGGTCCAAATGTAAAGCTAGCCTATGATTATACTACAGATACGTTTAAAGCCGTAGTGCAACTCGTTGATGGGGATATGAAAGTTAGAATGAATGATCTCTGGGATACTAGCTATGGAGATGGTAATTTAGACGGTATTCTTGATACCGATGCAGATAATAATATTGTTGTTACTGCTGGCTATTATCTATTAACGGTTGATTTTAATAGTTTAGCCTATACATTAGAAGAAACTACAATTTGGGGCTTAGTAGGTTCTGCAACACCTAATGGTTGGGATGGTCCAGACACTAAATTTAGTCCAGATTTTACAAATCCTGGGGTGTGGACAATAGCTAGTATAGATTTGGTAGCTGGCGAAATAAAGGTCAGAGCTAATGATACTTGGGATGCAAGTTACGGTGATTTAGAAGCAGACGGAATATTAGATACAGAAGATGATAATAATATAACTGTTGTAGCTGGCACTTATAAAATAACAATTGATTTTTCTGATGAAGCTTCCCCTACAATTGTAATTGAATAAGGAAAAAAATTAAAAGGGTTGCACATCGTGCAACCCTTTTTTAATACTACATTATGAAAAAAACAGTACTACTTCTCTTTTTGATGAGTGCAGCACTAGGTTTTGCACAACAGCAAAATGTAAGCTATGCTATTGCTCCAGAAGCTTTTGCAGAGAATGAAGAAATTACGATCACAGTTTCCGATTTAGAGGTGTCTACTTGGGGTGTTTCAGAGGCATATCTTTGGGCTTGGTCTTTAGATGCTAATGGGGAAAATACCGTAGACTCTCCAACCAATGGGAGCTGGACAAGTTCTAACGAAGACCAGAAACTTACGGATAACGGTGATGGAACTTTTAGTTTTACACTAACACCTGCTACTTTTTTTAATAGAACAAATATTGGTAAAATAGGCATATTAGTAAAAGCTAAAAATGGCGATGGCGATAAAAAAACACAAGATTTTATTTTTAATGTAGGCACATTTCAATTTAATCTAATTACACCTACAGAAACTACCACTGTATTAAATGCAGGAGAGGCTTTAGCTATTTCAGCTACTGCATCGCTAAACGCAACTTTTGTTTTAAAAGCCAATGGTCTCACCCTAGATACACAAGCTGCAATTACGGAGTATAGTTATGCGCATACCGTTTCGGGTACTACAAATTTTATTTTAGAGGTTACGAGTGGTACAGAAACAAAATCAAGGTCATTTACAGCAATAGTAGCTCCAACAGTAGAAGAAGCACCAGTACCAGCCAATGCATTAGATGGAATTAATTTAGACCCGACCGATGCTACAAAAGCAACCTTAGTGCTATATGCGCCGGGGAAAGATTTTGTGCACCTTATCGGCGATTTTAACAATTGGCAGGTTTCAGATGCGTACCTATTAAAAAAGGATAGTTCAAAAGATAGGTTTTGGATTGAATTGAGCAATTTAACAGCCCAAACCAATCATCTTTACCAATACCTTGTGGAGTTTGATCTGAAAATTGCAGACCCTTATTCCACCTTAATTTTAGATGGGTATGGAAACGATGCTTTTATTGATGAGGTAACCTTTCCTGACCTTCCATCGTACCCTGCGGGACAAACTGATGCGATTACTGTTTTAAGAACTGGAGATCCAGAATTTGTTTGGGAGCATACCAATTTCATTAAACCAAAGAAAGATGATTTAGTAATCTACGAGCTATTGGTTAGAGATTTTGATGCACGTCATAGTTTTGATGCGGTAAAAGAACGCTTAGATTATTTACAAGACTTAGGGATCAACGCTATTGAGTTGATGCCTGTTAATGAATATGATGGGAATGAAAGTTGGGGGTACAACCCAGCTTTTCATATGGCTTTAGATAAATACTATGGTACCAAAGACGCTTTAAAAGCATTAATAGACGAATGTCATGCTAGAGGAATAGCCGTTATTATAGATGTTGTTTATAACCATGCATCAGGTCAGCATCCCTACTATAGAATGTGGAATACGGATAACGGAGGTAGTGGCGGACAAGCAGCTATGGATAATCCATTTTTCAATCAATCAGCCACGCATTCCT
This genomic stretch from Cellulophaga algicola DSM 14237 harbors:
- a CDS encoding RagB/SusD family nutrient uptake outer membrane protein; the protein is MKKIIITFFGVLLLGNMSCTNDLDTDPIVELTLEELLNRDPNAVQGIVSRLYGSFALSGPDGPESSDISDDAGESPFLRGILNLQDFTADGIKNRWGDDGLDQLTTTANWDENNKFFRYLYNRIYYTIPQCNNLLSVLDNVDTEAKDEVIAEVRFIRALAYYYLIDTFGKGVLATEENFGTSAPLPEATRAELYAYVESELLAVIETLPNTNDYGRANKAVGNMLLAKLYINAEVYTGTGKYTEALSAITKVITEGGYTLADSYVSVFSGDNNTSSEIIFPLIADAVTSQSFGNTTYIVNGSSSSETMTLAEYGLTEGWGGHRASKGWYGLYGDLETTTDDRAALFFTEGHSYEMNDYKTWTDGYPSIKFRNTNALSSSSAPTQFSGTDFPLFRLADAYLMFTECAIRTNQNLGEALDYLNQVRVRANATPINTGDLTLDFVLDERARELNLEGHRRTDLIRFGKFTGNTYVWPWKGGVAAGTAIPDTYKLFPIPLQALEANLNLKQNNGY
- a CDS encoding SusF/SusE family outer membrane protein, with translation MKNIKIIGLFILATLSLASCEDDDNLVYTAQAPSENVAFTSTFLNEYILTDATKANIAERFVWNSPDFGIASPNAYDLQGSVTEDFAEVIALVSTTPETNFGVTVDKMLELATSAGLDNDPSTADMPNTGVLYFRVRAYLGDGAENAPESFSTVTALNVVLPEETEAGSGVELSSWGIVGSATPNGWDGPDVLFYVTEDPNIIVSYANLVPGEIKFRENNTWGGDLGDATLDGILDADENNNIVIAEAGSFKITINLSDNSYTMEEYFWGIVGSAAPNGWDGPNVKLAYDYTTDTFKAVVQLVDGDMKVRMNDLWDTSYGDGNLDGILDTDADNNIVVTAGYYLLTVDFNSLAYTLEETTIWGLVGSATPNGWDGPDTKFSPDFTNPGVWTIASIDLVAGEIKVRANDTWDASYGDLEADGILDTEDDNNITVVAGTYKITIDFSDEASPTIVIE